The Desmonostoc muscorum LEGE 12446 genome includes a region encoding these proteins:
- a CDS encoding iron uptake porin: MSLLMASVLATAPISAPNLPEQPVIESDNLVQQSTQENLSQVVPPAEITPPEFVHPDTNTSTTVKSKYENILKKSREKIQFLSSSNSPESKNTQPLTKEPDENYPHPPDSDNPMSQVNSVSQLEDVQPSDWAFGALQSLVERYGCIAGYADGTYLGNRTISRYEFAAGVNACLEKINEAMPGLGYAYANNKLNTVNNEDLILLQRLQGEFKAELQQLQQRVEVLENQTSELQNNQFSTTTRLFGQAVFSLQGTNTTNADLFPRDGIPERQGKTNLTFTSSAQLTLATSFTGRDLLLTGLSAGNLGSNASLVSTNMGRLGFESNTDNNLVISDLSYRFLASKNLGIVVGTAGVNPINTFRGISPLEGSSDGAISLFGQRNPILGIGNGTGGIGFDWQISDRISLQGVYSAEIPSFAGNINRGGLFGGRFTAGAQLSLAPSDNIDIGVHYLYSHSPDGLLGTGIGDAQLISPFADATAFDTQAIGATVAWRINPNLQLGGWGGFTSSKPFNLSGSVETTNWMVFAAFPNLLRPGNLGGVLVGQPPKITSSTLPEGFNFPNFSNGGTPGGRSDTSIHVELFYRAQLSDNIALTPGLFVIFNPDHNAANDTLLVGVLRATFRF, from the coding sequence ATGAGTTTACTGATGGCGAGTGTGCTAGCAACAGCGCCAATATCTGCGCCCAATTTACCGGAACAGCCTGTAATTGAATCAGATAATCTGGTGCAGCAGTCAACACAAGAAAATTTATCTCAAGTAGTTCCACCTGCTGAAATTACACCGCCTGAATTTGTACATCCAGATACAAATACCTCAACAACTGTAAAAAGTAAGTACGAAAATATACTGAAAAAAAGTAGAGAAAAAATTCAATTTCTCAGTTCTTCTAACTCGCCTGAATCAAAAAATACCCAACCTCTAACAAAGGAACCTGACGAAAATTATCCCCATCCCCCAGACTCAGACAACCCAATGTCTCAAGTCAACTCAGTATCACAACTTGAAGATGTGCAACCTTCTGACTGGGCTTTTGGTGCTTTGCAGTCTTTGGTAGAACGTTATGGCTGCATTGCGGGATATGCTGATGGTACTTACTTGGGGAATCGTACTATTAGCCGTTATGAATTTGCGGCTGGTGTAAATGCTTGTTTAGAGAAGATTAACGAAGCGATGCCTGGGTTGGGCTACGCCTACGCCAATAATAAACTTAACACTGTTAACAATGAAGATTTAATCCTGCTGCAAAGGTTGCAAGGTGAATTCAAAGCAGAGTTGCAACAATTACAGCAGCGTGTCGAGGTTCTCGAAAACCAGACAAGTGAATTACAAAACAATCAGTTTTCCACAACTACCAGATTATTTGGTCAAGCTGTTTTTAGCCTTCAGGGAACCAATACCACCAACGCAGATTTGTTTCCTAGAGATGGAATACCTGAACGCCAGGGAAAAACGAATCTGACTTTCACAAGTAGCGCCCAACTAACCTTAGCAACTTCATTTACCGGGCGAGATTTACTGTTAACAGGGTTGTCTGCTGGTAATTTGGGTTCTAATGCGTCCTTAGTATCTACCAATATGGGACGGTTGGGTTTCGAGTCCAATACAGACAACAATCTAGTTATCAGTGATTTATCTTATCGATTTCTAGCCTCGAAGAACTTGGGAATTGTCGTCGGTACTGCCGGAGTTAACCCCATCAATACCTTTCGCGGTATTAGCCCATTAGAAGGTTCTAGCGACGGTGCAATTTCTCTATTTGGTCAACGTAACCCGATTTTAGGCATTGGTAACGGCACGGGTGGTATAGGTTTTGACTGGCAAATTAGCGATCGCATTAGTTTGCAAGGCGTTTATAGTGCAGAAATTCCCAGTTTTGCCGGCAATATCAACCGGGGCGGATTATTTGGTGGTAGATTTACTGCTGGCGCTCAGTTAAGTTTAGCACCCAGCGATAATATCGATATCGGTGTACATTATCTTTATTCTCACTCCCCAGATGGCTTACTGGGAACTGGTATCGGCGATGCTCAACTGATTTCGCCTTTTGCAGATGCTACAGCTTTCGATACCCAAGCAATTGGCGCTACCGTTGCTTGGCGAATTAACCCTAACTTGCAGTTGGGTGGTTGGGGTGGCTTCACTTCCTCCAAACCATTCAATCTTTCTGGAAGTGTAGAAACTACTAACTGGATGGTGTTCGCGGCTTTTCCCAATTTGCTGCGCCCTGGAAATTTAGGAGGCGTTCTTGTGGGACAACCGCCGAAAATTACTTCTAGCACTTTACCTGAGGGATTTAACTTTCCCAACTTTTCCAATGGGGGGACACCAGGCGGACGCAGTGACACATCAATTCACGTAGAACTTTTTTACCGCGCCCAACTGAGTGACAATATTGCCCTGACTCCAGGCTTATTCGTTATTTTCAACCCCGATCACAATGCTGCTAACGATACTTTGCTAGTTGGAGTATTAAGAGCAACTTTCCGGTTTTAA
- a CDS encoding glutamate-cysteine ligase family protein, giving the protein MIAGSLLPFDKLEDVKLISKPRYQITLDYLSSLKVDSLILSAMTRTLSTQVTFDSLSEDDMNRKVRSLVAAVPVSSALFANSPIESGAINGTL; this is encoded by the coding sequence TTGATAGCAGGTAGTCTACTGCCGTTTGATAAACTTGAAGATGTCAAATTGATATCGAAGCCACGATATCAAATAACGCTCGATTATTTAAGCAGTTTAAAAGTTGATTCGCTAATTTTGTCTGCAATGACACGAACGTTGTCTACACAAGTAACTTTCGATTCTTTATCTGAAGATGACATGAATCGAAAAGTGCGATCGCTTGTAGCAGCAGTTCCTGTGTCTTCTGCCCTTTTCGCTAACTCTCCAATCGAGTCAGGAGCTATTAACGGTACACTATAG
- a CDS encoding energy-coupling factor ABC transporter ATP-binding protein has product MKSLTSTQPSTHKPHAAVVEVENLVYAYSRQEPVLKEISFTLNKGDRVALMGATGSGKSTLLENLIGLKEPQSGKITINGILVQPKTLPQIRRQIGFSFQDANDQLFMPTILEDVTFGPRNYGMSAAEASDRARQLLADFGLEAYANRSAHELSGGQRRLAALASILALEPTILILDEPTNGLDPAWRRHLAQVLFRLPVEVILIASHDLHWLSRVTQRALVLSGGRIEIDSEIQPLLRDGATLDQLGLPIDW; this is encoded by the coding sequence TTGAAATCTTTGACTTCTACCCAACCATCAACCCATAAACCCCACGCTGCTGTAGTCGAGGTTGAGAACTTGGTGTATGCATATTCCCGCCAAGAACCAGTATTAAAAGAAATATCTTTTACCTTGAACAAAGGCGATCGCGTAGCGTTGATGGGAGCCACCGGTTCTGGAAAAAGCACCTTGCTGGAGAACCTAATCGGCTTAAAAGAACCGCAATCTGGGAAAATTACGATTAATGGCATCCTTGTACAACCGAAAACTTTACCGCAAATACGTCGTCAAATCGGTTTTAGCTTCCAAGATGCCAACGACCAACTATTTATGCCCACCATCTTAGAAGATGTGACCTTTGGGCCACGCAACTATGGCATGTCAGCAGCAGAAGCTAGCGATCGCGCCCGCCAGTTATTAGCAGATTTCGGTCTAGAAGCTTACGCCAATCGTTCTGCCCACGAACTCTCTGGTGGACAAAGACGCCTGGCTGCCTTAGCCTCGATTTTAGCCCTAGAACCGACAATTCTGATTTTGGATGAGCCGACTAACGGCCTCGATCCGGCGTGGCGGCGTCATTTGGCACAAGTATTGTTCAGGTTACCTGTGGAGGTGATATTAATTGCCTCTCATGACTTGCATTGGTTAAGTAGAGTTACTCAACGTGCTTTAGTGCTATCTGGTGGTCGCATTGAAATAGACAGTGAGATTCAGCCACTTTTGCGAGATGGTGCTACTTTAGACCAGTTGGGTTTGCCAATAGATTGGTAA
- a CDS encoding energy-coupling factor transporter transmembrane component T family protein, with protein sequence MPKLSLPLRLQLSLVIVVGAALLKHHAWYGLGVYGAIALLWAWLLRVPIRQLGGLIGTELIFLSLLTLPLGWERASFLIVRSLVCLITMNSFLLTLPPHSFGIALKSLPVPAPIKENLLLAGQYMEILLSEVTRMRRSAQLRGLTGTGAWLRYTSAAMIGALYLRSLDRAERVYAAMVARGYNGQLPIDSTLRPKERFGLLVAWAIAATVTLTSYKI encoded by the coding sequence ATGCCTAAACTTTCCTTACCGCTACGTTTGCAACTGTCTCTAGTGATTGTAGTAGGGGCAGCTTTATTAAAGCACCATGCTTGGTATGGGCTGGGTGTATATGGAGCGATCGCACTTTTGTGGGCTTGGCTGTTGCGCGTACCAATTCGCCAGCTAGGAGGATTAATAGGTACAGAGTTGATATTTTTGTCATTATTGACATTACCCTTGGGATGGGAACGAGCCAGTTTTTTGATAGTTCGTTCCCTGGTTTGTCTGATTACCATGAATAGTTTTTTGTTAACCTTGCCCCCTCACAGTTTCGGGATCGCTCTCAAAAGCTTACCCGTACCAGCACCAATCAAAGAAAACTTGCTCCTAGCTGGGCAATACATGGAAATTTTGCTATCAGAAGTCACACGTATGCGACGCAGCGCTCAATTACGAGGTCTAACTGGAACTGGGGCATGGCTCCGCTACACTAGTGCTGCCATGATTGGAGCCTTGTACCTCCGCAGTCTAGACAGAGCAGAACGAGTCTACGCAGCAATGGTAGCCCGTGGTTACAACGGACAATTGCCCATAGATTCGACCCTCAGACCAAAAGAGCGTTTTGGGTTATTAGTAGCTTGGGCGATCGCTGCTACTGTCACCCTAACTTCTTACAAAATTTAA